The Rhizobium sp. WSM4643 genome has a window encoding:
- a CDS encoding carbohydrate ABC transporter permease, which yields MTILTGKAEARRRLQPDGSSVLRKIWEHRADYAYVLPAIAVMLIVIAYPIYYTIELSFFNTPPGLQLRDKTFIGLGNYTAILTSPVFWTVTSNTLIWTLGSTFISFVLGFASALALHRDFVGRGILRAVLIIPWVISAVAASYIWKWIYHSDFGIIGAVLVGLGLADRPPNFIDSVSTVLPSLIVVNIWREFPFAMIMMMAGLQTVPDQLLRAAKVDGANAWQRFWHVTFPHLRNVSTVTILLLAVANFNSFIIPWIMTGGGPSNASHIWITHIYELAFGRQRWGVASAYSVLLFLILMSLGYFYVRALSGNERKDGSA from the coding sequence GTGACGATCTTGACTGGCAAGGCCGAGGCTCGCCGAAGACTGCAACCCGACGGGTCCAGTGTGCTGCGAAAGATTTGGGAGCATCGCGCTGACTACGCGTACGTGCTTCCTGCGATCGCCGTGATGCTCATCGTCATAGCCTATCCGATCTATTATACGATCGAGCTGTCGTTCTTCAATACGCCGCCGGGCCTGCAGCTCCGGGACAAGACTTTCATCGGCCTCGGCAACTACACCGCCATCCTCACAAGTCCGGTGTTCTGGACAGTCACCTCGAACACTCTTATCTGGACACTGGGATCCACTTTCATCTCATTTGTCCTGGGGTTTGCCAGCGCGCTGGCGCTCCATCGCGACTTTGTCGGCCGTGGCATCCTGCGCGCCGTCCTGATCATTCCCTGGGTCATCAGCGCGGTCGCCGCCTCCTATATCTGGAAGTGGATCTACCATTCGGACTTTGGGATTATCGGCGCGGTGCTGGTCGGCCTCGGATTGGCCGACAGGCCGCCGAATTTCATCGACAGCGTCAGCACAGTGCTGCCTTCCCTGATCGTCGTCAATATCTGGCGGGAGTTTCCGTTTGCCATGATCATGATGATGGCTGGCCTGCAGACAGTCCCGGATCAGTTGCTGCGCGCGGCAAAAGTCGACGGAGCCAATGCATGGCAGCGGTTCTGGCACGTCACCTTCCCGCACTTGAGAAATGTCTCGACGGTGACGATCCTTCTGCTGGCAGTGGCCAACTTCAATTCTTTCATCATCCCTTGGATCATGACCGGCGGCGGGCCGTCGAACGCATCGCATATCTGGATCACCCATATCTATGAGCTCGCCTTCGGCCGCCAGCGCTGGGGGGTGGCATCGGCCTATTCGGTGCTGCTGTTCCTGATCCTGATGTCGCTCGGCTACTTCTACGTCCGCGCGCTAAGCGGCAACGAGCGGAAGGATGGGAGCGCATGA
- a CDS encoding carbohydrate ABC transporter permease: protein MSTIAETVPRGKAGRRMRIDGWRWGGRIFLVFMLLYTALPMIWMLITSIKSGFAAMQFPPQWWPDQPTLASYQKLLDPQNSVGQDFLRFFWNSLFVSTATTILSVIVAVPAAYAFSRFTFPGRNFLFFAVLLRNMFPAVIFLVPLFILMRAIGLVNTHASLILTYLTFGLPLAIWLLKGFYDNIPVQLEQAARIDGATRFQAFVLIVMPLSAPGIIATAIYAFIGAWNEYIYAYTFLSKNEQLTLPVGIQRFFSENTTDFPGLMAASFMMSVPVVVLFLVLQRYFVRALTEGAVKH, encoded by the coding sequence ATGAGCACGATTGCCGAGACTGTTCCTCGAGGCAAGGCCGGTCGCCGTATGCGCATCGACGGATGGCGGTGGGGCGGACGCATCTTCCTGGTGTTCATGCTGCTTTACACCGCGTTGCCGATGATCTGGATGCTGATCACCTCGATCAAGTCCGGCTTCGCGGCCATGCAATTCCCGCCGCAATGGTGGCCTGACCAACCCACCCTCGCCAGCTACCAGAAGCTGCTCGATCCGCAAAACAGCGTCGGCCAGGACTTCCTCCGCTTCTTCTGGAACAGCCTTTTCGTCTCCACCGCCACGACCATCCTTTCGGTCATCGTGGCAGTTCCTGCGGCCTACGCGTTTTCGCGCTTCACCTTCCCGGGCCGAAACTTTCTGTTCTTCGCCGTCTTGCTTCGCAACATGTTCCCGGCCGTAATCTTTCTCGTGCCACTCTTCATCCTGATGCGCGCGATCGGGCTGGTGAACACGCATGCGTCGCTCATCCTCACCTACCTCACATTCGGCCTGCCGCTGGCAATCTGGCTCCTCAAGGGCTTCTATGACAACATCCCGGTGCAGCTCGAGCAGGCGGCGCGAATCGACGGGGCAACGCGGTTCCAGGCCTTTGTCCTGATCGTGATGCCGCTCTCAGCGCCAGGAATCATCGCTACGGCGATCTATGCCTTCATCGGCGCGTGGAACGAGTACATCTACGCCTACACCTTCCTCTCCAAGAACGAGCAGTTGACGCTGCCGGTCGGCATCCAGCGTTTCTTCTCGGAAAATACGACGGACTTTCCGGGCCTGATGGCGGCCAGCTTTATGATGAGCGTGCCTGTCGTGGTCCTGTTCCTCGTCCTGCAACGATACTTCGTCCGCGCCCTTACGGAAGGCGCAGTCAAGCACTAG
- a CDS encoding ABC transporter ATP-binding protein — protein sequence MAHVVLKDLVKTYGSFKAVNNVSLTVNDGEFVALVGPSGCGKTTTLNLVAGLIPITSGDIVIGDRVVNDLDPKDRDIAMVFQNYALYPQKSVYKNLAFPLQMRKLPKDEIDRKVKEAARVLDMTQLLERKPRELSGGQQQRVALGRALVRDPAVFLMDEPLSNLDAKLRVQMRSEIKRFHQDLKATIIYVTHDQLEAVTMADRMAVMNGGYLQQYDSPAQVFAHPVNMFVASFVGSPAMSLVPLEAATASGNTVLTSAEGWRLELSPHNAQKVARATTRRVVLGARHSTIKLHKSAVPGALPAKAYTVEPTGDVTFVQAFLSGAIVNVSVPPTIAVAPDEPIWLEFDQERMHLFDGETEMALKAN from the coding sequence GTGGCCCACGTGGTCCTCAAAGATCTGGTCAAGACCTATGGCAGCTTCAAAGCTGTCAACAATGTTTCGCTGACGGTCAATGACGGCGAATTCGTTGCGCTCGTCGGCCCTTCAGGCTGCGGCAAGACGACCACGCTCAATCTTGTGGCGGGGCTGATCCCCATCACATCGGGCGACATCGTCATCGGCGACCGGGTGGTCAACGACCTCGACCCCAAGGACCGGGACATCGCAATGGTGTTCCAGAACTACGCGCTCTATCCGCAGAAATCGGTCTACAAAAACTTGGCGTTCCCGCTGCAGATGCGCAAACTGCCAAAGGACGAGATCGACAGGAAGGTCAAGGAAGCAGCGCGCGTGCTCGACATGACGCAGCTGCTCGAGCGCAAGCCGCGCGAACTTTCGGGCGGGCAACAGCAGCGCGTGGCGCTCGGCCGCGCCCTCGTTCGCGATCCGGCGGTTTTCCTGATGGATGAACCACTCTCCAATCTCGACGCGAAGCTGCGCGTGCAGATGCGCTCGGAAATCAAGCGTTTCCACCAGGACCTCAAGGCAACGATCATCTATGTGACGCACGACCAGCTCGAAGCCGTGACCATGGCCGACAGGATGGCGGTGATGAACGGCGGCTACCTGCAGCAATACGATTCACCGGCGCAGGTCTTTGCCCATCCGGTGAACATGTTCGTCGCCAGCTTCGTCGGCAGCCCGGCGATGAGCCTCGTTCCGCTGGAGGCAGCAACGGCAAGCGGCAATACGGTGTTGACCAGCGCGGAGGGCTGGCGCCTCGAACTCTCGCCACATAACGCCCAGAAGGTCGCGAGGGCAACCACCAGGAGAGTCGTGCTCGGCGCACGTCACTCGACGATCAAGCTGCACAAGAGTGCGGTGCCAGGAGCCCTTCCTGCCAAGGCCTACACGGTCGAGCCGACCGGAGACGTCACCTTCGTACAGGCGTTCCTGTCCGGCGCCATCGTCAACGTCAGCGTGCCGCCGACCATTGCCGTCGCGCCCGACGAGCCTATTTGGCTCGAGTTCGACCAGGAGCGGATGCATCTGTTCGACGGCGAAACAGAAATGGCTCTCAAGGCCAACTGA
- a CDS encoding mandelate racemase/muconate lactonizing enzyme family protein, with amino-acid sequence MTTKLKITAIKPYPVWVGTRNQMLVKVETDNGIFGWGESGLSGREKAVVGAIEHYREFLIGRDPMQIGRIWQEVYRSQYFEGGRVLQAAISAIDIALHDIKGKALGVPVYDLLGGKQRDRIPTFASTGDEAEGDVAIERARELRAQGWQAIRFFPIGQNSKDIFEPRQSIGATAAMLNKAREALGDDIVIGIDYHHRLSVAEAASFCNKLGRGVLDFIEEPIRDETPEAYESLRTMTDIPFALGEEFASKWQFLPYIERGIHQFNRLDVCNVGGLTEAMKVAGWSEAHYVDLMPHNPLGPVCTAATIHLAAAVPNFAWLETRAPEAKLGFDNSDFFPVQPRLDGPDYPVSDLPGLGVEVNEEAVKAESFRFWEAPHLKRRDGSVTNW; translated from the coding sequence ATGACTACGAAGCTTAAAATCACCGCGATCAAGCCCTATCCGGTATGGGTGGGAACCCGCAACCAGATGCTGGTCAAGGTCGAGACCGACAACGGCATCTTCGGATGGGGAGAGAGCGGCTTGAGCGGTCGCGAGAAGGCCGTGGTCGGCGCGATCGAGCACTATCGCGAATTTCTCATCGGCCGCGACCCGATGCAGATTGGTCGGATCTGGCAAGAAGTTTATCGAAGCCAGTACTTCGAAGGCGGGCGCGTTCTGCAGGCGGCGATTTCCGCCATCGACATCGCCCTTCACGACATCAAGGGAAAAGCGCTGGGGGTGCCGGTCTACGACCTGCTGGGCGGCAAGCAGCGCGACCGCATTCCTACCTTCGCCTCGACCGGTGACGAGGCGGAGGGCGATGTTGCGATCGAACGAGCCCGCGAACTACGTGCACAGGGATGGCAGGCGATCCGCTTCTTTCCCATCGGGCAAAACAGCAAGGATATCTTTGAGCCGCGCCAGTCGATCGGCGCGACCGCAGCCATGCTAAACAAGGCGCGCGAGGCGCTGGGCGACGACATCGTCATCGGCATCGACTATCATCATCGGCTGTCGGTGGCAGAGGCGGCGAGCTTCTGCAACAAGCTCGGCCGTGGCGTGCTTGATTTCATCGAGGAGCCGATACGAGACGAGACACCCGAGGCCTACGAATCCTTGCGCACGATGACCGACATCCCGTTTGCCCTCGGCGAGGAATTTGCCAGCAAGTGGCAGTTCCTGCCCTACATCGAACGTGGCATCCATCAGTTCAACCGGCTCGATGTTTGCAATGTTGGCGGGCTCACCGAAGCGATGAAGGTCGCTGGTTGGAGCGAGGCGCACTATGTGGACCTGATGCCGCACAATCCCCTCGGCCCAGTCTGCACGGCCGCGACCATCCATCTCGCTGCCGCGGTGCCGAATTTCGCTTGGCTCGAGACCAGGGCGCCCGAAGCAAAGCTCGGCTTCGACAATTCCGACTTCTTCCCCGTGCAGCCACGGCTCGACGGCCCCGACTATCCGGTCAGCGATCTGCCGGGGCTCGGCGTCGAGGTCAACGAAGAGGCGGTCAAGGCGGAGAGCTTTCGGTTCTGGGAAGCGCCTCACCTGAAGCGCCGCGACGGTTCTGTTACGAACTGGTAG
- a CDS encoding ribonuclease activity regulator RraA, with product MTHTPDITRPPKDMIDALKEIGAATVAGTLGHMGFRNPHMVGPVPQNRGKSIVGPALTLQFMPQRPDLFTEGEYADPETQLHRHVLYHAQEGDVVVVDARGDMSSGVFGDMMSTYFKGRGGAGIVIDGCMRDRPNVEKLDLPLWLRGWTPNYHVQTSIYPNAVNVPIACGGVTVIPGDIIVADDDGVVVLPVAMASKVIEESQKHHDWEEFSRMKLMEGGSLQRYYPLHDDARGEYDEWRKTNHLGTRS from the coding sequence ATGACGCATACTCCCGACATTACGCGGCCGCCCAAAGATATGATCGACGCGCTGAAGGAAATCGGCGCCGCGACGGTTGCCGGCACGCTTGGCCACATGGGCTTCCGCAATCCGCACATGGTCGGTCCCGTGCCGCAGAACCGCGGGAAGTCGATCGTCGGGCCGGCGCTGACGCTCCAGTTCATGCCGCAGCGGCCGGACCTCTTCACCGAGGGAGAATATGCCGATCCAGAGACGCAGTTGCACCGGCACGTGCTCTATCACGCGCAGGAGGGCGATGTGGTCGTGGTCGACGCGCGCGGCGACATGAGCTCGGGCGTCTTTGGCGATATGATGTCGACATATTTCAAAGGCAGAGGTGGCGCTGGCATTGTAATCGACGGGTGCATGCGCGATCGGCCCAATGTCGAGAAGCTGGATCTCCCCCTATGGCTGCGTGGCTGGACTCCCAACTACCATGTGCAGACCAGCATCTATCCGAACGCCGTCAACGTTCCGATTGCCTGCGGCGGTGTCACGGTCATCCCAGGCGATATCATCGTCGCCGACGACGACGGGGTGGTGGTGCTTCCAGTCGCAATGGCCTCGAAGGTCATCGAAGAGTCGCAAAAGCATCACGATTGGGAGGAGTTCTCGCGAATGAAGCTTATGGAGGGCGGGTCGTTGCAGCGCTACTATCCGCTGCATGACGATGCCCGCGGAGAGTACGACGAGTGGCGCAAAACAAACCACTTGGGGACCCGAAGCTAG
- a CDS encoding LacI family DNA-binding transcriptional regulator, translated as MVKIVAVSLSDIAERAGVSVKTVSGALHGGSARMSDDTRQKIKAIAEEFGYVTNFAARGVRQGWLPLVGVVSDGLITSPFATEIVRGLDGAARSAGMAVFAVNHRSGQSIGSVLDEVQQFRPRAVAYAAMYHKHVALPDRLLGAVGVMINCREAAGRVTALVPDEEGGAREIVRYLLVAGRRRIAFINLPGILAGTLREMGFRAALEEAGIDPVGVLPAVRRSVYSDRAPSLVASHVEALLTSGQRPDAILCGNDRVAMEVYAALARAGLRIPDDIAVASFDNQVELASRLDPPLTTMALPHRAMGRLAMEILLAEQPEPPHLRKLPFHLVERASV; from the coding sequence ATGGTGAAGATCGTGGCGGTATCACTTTCTGACATCGCGGAACGTGCGGGCGTCTCGGTAAAGACGGTTTCCGGCGCCTTGCACGGCGGCTCCGCCCGCATGTCGGACGATACGCGCCAGAAGATCAAGGCCATTGCGGAAGAATTCGGCTACGTCACCAACTTTGCGGCGCGTGGCGTGCGTCAGGGCTGGCTGCCGCTGGTCGGCGTCGTCTCCGACGGCCTCATCACTTCGCCCTTCGCCACCGAGATCGTGCGTGGCCTCGACGGGGCGGCCCGCAGCGCCGGCATGGCGGTCTTTGCGGTCAACCACAGAAGCGGCCAGTCTATCGGCTCGGTGCTCGACGAGGTGCAGCAGTTCCGGCCGCGCGCCGTGGCTTATGCCGCCATGTACCACAAGCATGTCGCCCTGCCGGACAGGTTGTTGGGCGCCGTCGGCGTGATGATCAACTGCCGCGAGGCTGCCGGCCGCGTCACCGCACTGGTCCCGGACGAAGAGGGAGGCGCGCGGGAGATCGTGCGATATCTCCTCGTCGCCGGCCGCCGGCGCATCGCCTTCATCAATCTGCCGGGCATTCTCGCTGGCACGCTACGTGAGATGGGGTTTCGTGCGGCGCTTGAGGAGGCGGGCATCGACCCCGTCGGCGTGTTGCCGGCGGTGCGCCGCAGCGTCTACAGCGACCGCGCGCCAAGCCTTGTCGCCTCTCATGTGGAGGCGCTTCTGACATCCGGTCAACGGCCAGATGCCATCCTGTGCGGCAATGACCGCGTGGCGATGGAAGTCTATGCGGCGCTCGCCCGCGCCGGCCTTCGCATTCCGGATGATATCGCGGTGGCAAGCTTCGACAACCAGGTCGAGCTTGCCTCGCGGCTGGACCCGCCGTTGACGACGATGGCCCTGCCGCACCGCGCCATGGGCCGCCTTGCCATGGAGATCCTCCTGGCCGAGCAGCCCGAACCGCCGCATCTGCGGAAACTGCCGTTCCATCTGGTCGAACGGGCATCCGTCTGA
- a CDS encoding ABC transporter substrate-binding protein: MGNRLLSTIFASAALVATAGFAEAKTVIHVMHQGDPGWVKAYGDVAARFEAANPDVDIEMIYAPHDAYNEKFSAAVMAKQLPDIMELDAPFLANYVWSGYLQAVKPLIDKDLLDDMTDSNIAQGTYPIDKDLYAIGLTDSSVVLYGNKKYLEAIGARIPKSVDDAWTREEFEGYLEKLSKLEGVKWPIDTFRGYGIKTEWITYAYGPLLESAGCDLIDRKTWKASGTLDGEACVKALTMMQDWVKKGWVVPTSSGTNQFYAEGQPAALAMGGHWFYAEASAAMKDNVVVMPLPKIGDKGVSPNGTWIWGISATSENPEIAGKFLSFLLKDKDYREYAKTQSAYPGLKSFAAASPLYAEGGPLAIAFEQASKTAIARPPHPAYPTITSAFMQAVDKIFNGGDAQEALTAAAKKIDEDIEDNAGYPPFDEQQ; encoded by the coding sequence ATGGGTAATCGTTTACTTTCAACAATCTTCGCGTCCGCCGCGCTGGTCGCGACCGCCGGTTTCGCCGAGGCGAAGACCGTCATCCACGTCATGCACCAGGGCGATCCGGGCTGGGTGAAGGCCTATGGCGATGTTGCCGCCCGCTTCGAGGCAGCCAATCCCGATGTCGACATCGAGATGATCTACGCGCCGCACGATGCCTATAACGAAAAGTTCAGCGCCGCCGTCATGGCCAAGCAGCTGCCCGATATCATGGAACTCGATGCTCCGTTCCTCGCCAATTATGTCTGGTCCGGCTATCTGCAGGCCGTCAAGCCGCTGATTGACAAGGACCTGCTCGATGACATGACGGATTCGAATATCGCCCAGGGCACCTATCCGATCGACAAGGACCTCTATGCGATCGGCCTCACCGACTCCTCGGTCGTGCTCTACGGCAATAAGAAATATCTTGAAGCCATTGGCGCCCGCATTCCGAAATCGGTCGACGATGCCTGGACCCGCGAGGAATTCGAAGGCTATCTCGAAAAGCTTTCCAAGCTTGAAGGCGTGAAGTGGCCGATCGATACCTTCCGGGGTTACGGCATCAAGACCGAGTGGATCACCTATGCCTACGGCCCTCTGCTCGAAAGCGCCGGCTGCGACCTGATCGACCGCAAGACTTGGAAGGCCAGCGGCACGCTCGATGGCGAGGCCTGCGTCAAGGCGCTGACGATGATGCAGGACTGGGTGAAGAAGGGCTGGGTCGTACCGACTTCGTCGGGCACCAACCAGTTCTACGCCGAGGGACAGCCGGCCGCGCTCGCCATGGGCGGGCACTGGTTCTACGCGGAGGCATCGGCAGCGATGAAGGACAATGTCGTCGTCATGCCGCTGCCCAAGATCGGCGACAAGGGCGTGAGCCCGAACGGAACCTGGATCTGGGGCATTTCCGCGACCTCGGAAAACCCTGAGATCGCCGGCAAGTTCCTGAGCTTCCTGCTGAAGGACAAGGACTATCGGGAGTACGCCAAGACCCAGTCCGCCTATCCGGGCCTGAAGAGCTTCGCTGCCGCATCCCCGCTCTATGCGGAAGGCGGTCCGCTCGCCATCGCCTTTGAGCAGGCTTCCAAGACCGCGATCGCCCGTCCGCCGCACCCGGCCTATCCGACGATCACCTCGGCCTTCATGCAGGCCGTCGACAAGATCTTCAACGGTGGTGATGCGCAGGAAGCGCTGACGGCCGCTGCCAAGAAGATCGACGAGGATATCGAGGACAACGCCGGCTACCCGCCCTTCGACGAGCAGCAGTAA
- a CDS encoding carbohydrate ABC transporter permease, which translates to MTLQQTSTPALGRPAKRRDNKRLWQEMAMIAPAFLLMAIFLITPFLLSFWTAMTNQPLVPRPTPVRFVGLLNFERVFTDPLFWTSLWNVTRFTVWVLPLQCGLAFLTALLLHQKLPIQNLLRGLFFLPAITSMVVVCVIWGTLFQYPSGPLNQIVGFLSGGTIQPIDWLGDPNWAMFSIVLLSAWQAYGFQMIIYLAGLQGIPEELYDAARIDGASALRRFWHVTMPGLRPTHVFVLVITTIQAFKLYTQVAILTQGGPNESTETVVHYMVRAGFEEQKLGYASAVSVILFVIVLLIALLQRKLLRRFDV; encoded by the coding sequence ATGACTTTGCAACAGACCTCCACGCCCGCTTTGGGACGTCCGGCGAAACGCCGCGACAACAAGCGGCTCTGGCAGGAAATGGCGATGATCGCGCCTGCCTTTCTGCTTATGGCGATATTCCTGATCACGCCGTTCCTCTTGTCCTTCTGGACGGCGATGACCAACCAGCCGCTCGTGCCGCGCCCGACGCCGGTGCGCTTCGTCGGCCTCCTGAATTTCGAGCGCGTCTTCACCGATCCGCTGTTCTGGACCTCGCTGTGGAACGTCACGCGCTTCACCGTCTGGGTGCTGCCGCTGCAGTGCGGCCTCGCCTTCCTGACCGCACTACTCTTGCATCAGAAGCTGCCGATCCAAAACCTGCTGCGCGGCCTATTCTTCCTGCCGGCGATCACCTCCATGGTAGTGGTCTGCGTCATCTGGGGCACGCTGTTCCAGTATCCGAGCGGCCCGCTCAATCAGATCGTCGGTTTCCTTTCCGGCGGTACGATTCAGCCGATCGACTGGCTCGGCGACCCCAACTGGGCGATGTTCTCCATCGTGTTGCTTTCAGCCTGGCAGGCCTATGGCTTTCAGATGATCATCTATCTCGCCGGCCTGCAGGGCATTCCCGAAGAACTATACGATGCCGCCCGCATCGACGGGGCAAGCGCGCTGCGCCGCTTCTGGCACGTCACCATGCCCGGCCTTCGCCCGACCCATGTCTTCGTGCTGGTCATCACCACGATCCAGGCCTTCAAGCTCTATACGCAGGTGGCGATCCTCACCCAGGGCGGCCCGAACGAAAGCACCGAAACCGTCGTCCACTACATGGTGCGCGCCGGCTTCGAGGAGCAAAAACTCGGCTACGCATCGGCCGTTTCCGTCATCCTCTTCGTCATCGTTCTTCTGATCGCGCTCCTGCAACGCAAACTCCTGAGGCGCTTCGATGTCTGA
- a CDS encoding carbohydrate ABC transporter permease, translating to MSDLVLTQPASLAIARGNGKRSLRIVQSLCILIIALVMISPLFMLLIASLKDDRFRILADMGSFRAFWVSDPTLSNYKEIAHFSGELAYGRYLFNSLVILVATVVSGLIVNSMAGFVLAWGSLRGKATLLALVVALYVIPQESIIMPLVVMMSRAGLTDTFAVQILPWVASPLYVFLFYQFFAQLPKELYEAAEMDGASAFRIYRSIYMPLSLPALATVSILMGIESWNQYLWPTLVTQTDYARPIAVAIATFFGQDSIYWDRAMAASVLMMIPVLILYLAFQRWFVSSFVGSAVKG from the coding sequence ATGTCTGATCTCGTTTTGACCCAGCCCGCCTCCCTGGCAATCGCAAGGGGCAACGGCAAGAGAAGCCTGCGCATCGTGCAGAGCCTCTGCATCCTGATCATCGCGCTGGTGATGATCTCGCCGCTGTTCATGCTGCTGATCGCCAGCCTGAAGGACGACCGCTTCCGCATCCTCGCCGATATGGGCAGCTTCCGCGCCTTCTGGGTCAGCGACCCGACGCTGTCGAACTACAAGGAGATTGCCCATTTCTCCGGCGAGCTGGCCTATGGCCGATATCTCTTCAATTCGCTAGTGATCTTGGTCGCCACAGTCGTCTCGGGACTGATCGTCAATTCCATGGCGGGCTTCGTGCTGGCCTGGGGTTCGCTGCGCGGCAAGGCGACGCTCTTGGCGCTGGTCGTCGCACTCTATGTCATCCCGCAGGAAAGCATCATCATGCCGCTCGTCGTCATGATGTCGCGGGCGGGGCTGACGGATACCTTCGCGGTGCAGATCCTGCCCTGGGTGGCAAGCCCGCTCTATGTTTTCCTCTTCTACCAGTTCTTCGCGCAGCTGCCGAAGGAACTCTATGAAGCGGCGGAAATGGATGGCGCATCGGCCTTCCGCATCTACCGATCGATCTACATGCCGCTCAGCCTGCCGGCGCTCGCCACGGTCTCGATCCTCATGGGCATCGAAAGCTGGAACCAGTATCTCTGGCCGACGCTGGTCACCCAGACCGACTACGCTCGGCCGATTGCCGTCGCCATCGCCACCTTCTTCGGACAGGACAGCATCTACTGGGACCGCGCCATGGCCGCCTCGGTGCTGATGATGATCCCCGTCCTCATTCTCTATCTGGCTTTCCAGCGCTGGTTCGTCAGTTCATTCGTCGGCTCCGCCGTGAAAGGTTGA
- a CDS encoding glycoside hydrolase family 32 protein, with product MSLQAKSETSALETIEAELPKGTVLHLWLKARHAGGEAKLFVAVNGNDIGEPSTRRTGEFEFFAVTLAMGGCATLSYDATTTALSVAYAFRPETVMKEGIRLLHSDARAAAPDVPDGYHFRPPFGWMNDPNGFGRFGGNVHLFYQHYPHEPRWNTMHWGHAVSKDFVRWTHLPVFLFPAAHLSEKDDGRGGAFSGSAIPGNGAEGEEIRVFYTEHVRDRQPEEQIQLSAVSRDGIVAGPPETVMPLRPEGLNLTTDFRDPYVFKGPDGRWKMLLGSRDRQGGVVLLYETADAQGADGWIFLGIIHREDGFGMTAAECPCMVPLSGKNAETRWALIFGLLTSRDPATGRRNLTSVTVGGFDGRTFTAEFEQELDFGSDAYAFQAFVDGDEPVGIAWLANWSDFSKKDDFPTTMTLPRRVLLDGDTVLTPPVAAVESLRHQLLDDTALAAGKTVPLGTGAVEIVLDLTEPGAAFDLTFDHPDVDLAVKLDADGLAIVFDARAGKTPPRYVAARAKPSSLRIFLDAGSIEVFADNGRWTGSKRIPGFAAARSATLIGAVAAAGVWQLNL from the coding sequence ATGTCTCTGCAGGCAAAATCCGAAACGTCAGCACTTGAAACCATTGAAGCGGAGCTGCCCAAAGGCACGGTGCTGCATCTCTGGCTGAAGGCGCGCCATGCCGGCGGCGAGGCGAAGCTCTTCGTCGCCGTTAATGGCAACGACATCGGCGAGCCCTCGACCCGCCGCACGGGGGAATTTGAGTTCTTCGCTGTGACGCTCGCGATGGGCGGTTGTGCCACGCTGTCCTATGATGCGACAACCACAGCGCTCTCCGTCGCTTATGCCTTCCGGCCGGAAACCGTGATGAAAGAGGGTATCCGCCTCCTGCACAGCGATGCCCGCGCCGCCGCCCCCGACGTGCCCGACGGCTACCATTTCCGCCCGCCCTTCGGCTGGATGAACGATCCGAACGGTTTTGGCCGGTTCGGCGGAAACGTTCACCTCTTCTACCAGCACTATCCGCATGAGCCGCGCTGGAACACGATGCACTGGGGCCATGCCGTCTCGAAGGATTTCGTCCGCTGGACACATCTGCCCGTGTTCCTCTTCCCGGCGGCGCATCTATCGGAAAAGGACGATGGCCGCGGCGGCGCCTTCTCCGGCTCGGCGATCCCCGGCAACGGCGCGGAAGGCGAGGAAATCCGCGTCTTTTACACCGAGCATGTTCGTGACCGGCAACCGGAAGAGCAAATCCAGCTTTCCGCCGTCAGCCGCGACGGCATCGTCGCAGGCCCGCCGGAAACCGTGATGCCGCTGCGCCCGGAAGGCTTGAACCTCACCACCGATTTCCGCGACCCCTATGTTTTCAAAGGCCCGGACGGCCGCTGGAAGATGCTGCTCGGCAGCCGCGACAGGCAGGGCGGCGTCGTACTGCTCTATGAAACCGCAGACGCGCAAGGCGCCGATGGCTGGATCTTCCTCGGCATCATCCATCGCGAGGACGGTTTCGGCATGACGGCGGCGGAATGCCCCTGCATGGTGCCGCTTTCCGGCAAAAACGCAGAAACCCGCTGGGCGCTGATCTTCGGTTTGCTCACCAGCCGCGACCCGGCCACCGGCCGCCGCAACCTCACCTCCGTCACTGTCGGCGGATTCGATGGCCGCACCTTCACGGCGGAGTTCGAGCAGGAGTTGGATTTCGGTTCGGATGCCTATGCCTTCCAGGCCTTCGTTGACGGCGACGAGCCGGTCGGCATCGCCTGGCTCGCCAACTGGTCGGATTTTTCCAAAAAGGATGATTTCCCGACGACCATGACCCTGCCGCGCCGCGTACTTCTCGACGGCGACACCGTGCTGACCCCGCCGGTCGCAGCCGTCGAAAGCCTGCGCCATCAGTTGCTTGATGACACCGCGCTTGCCGCCGGCAAGACCGTGCCGCTCGGCACCGGCGCCGTCGAGATCGTACTTGATCTCACCGAGCCGGGCGCAGCCTTCGATCTCACCTTCGATCATCCGGATGTCGATCTAGCGGTGAAACTCGATGCCGATGGTCTGGCGATTGTCTTCGACGCCCGCGCCGGTAAGACGCCGCCGCGTTACGTCGCCGCGCGCGCAAAACCGTCGAGTCTGCGCATCTTCCTCGATGCCGGCTCCATCGAGGTCTTCGCTGACAACGGCCGCTGGACGGGGTCCAAACGCATTCCGGGCTTTGCCGCCGCACGTTCGGCAACGCTCATCGGCGCCGTCGCCGCGGCCGGCGTCTGGCAATTGAATCTGTGA